The proteins below are encoded in one region of Sphingobacterium sp. R2:
- a CDS encoding chloride channel protein, whose translation MQGNTTYRKKVVRYSYLKLIGSSVLVSIICCLLAYSLKHSTGYVQEELFERVSSWNPKLLIILPSIGITAIYFLRKYAFQNRKNKGIKEIYTTLETRKDHLPFFKIPSHYINGFLTVIFGGSTGVEVSTVVATATVGNQAYKRLHPAWAYKTELICAGVIAGVTLLFGSALGGFLFAFEVIARRYNKTLLISGLTSMAVASVFVYYLDASPLFTFEVKAWRWQAIPFVAILGLIGGILALYFTKIVIYAKSYFAGIKSNFIRVNLGTITVGTLIFFLPALYGDSYHGLGEILKSSLHDSVNLLYFLPLILLVLLKPFVASLTLGAGGDGGVFAPSIVTGAFLGVLFAQLCNHYLGTQLVVINFALFGAAAMLSAAIHAPFTAIFIIASLVPSGYLLLAPLLISSFIAKALAKKLYPYNVYTYKEVATAKPL comes from the coding sequence ATGCAAGGCAATACGACATACAGAAAAAAAGTTGTTCGATATAGCTATTTAAAATTAATCGGAAGTTCAGTTCTTGTCAGTATCATTTGCTGCTTATTGGCATACAGTCTCAAGCACAGCACAGGTTATGTACAGGAAGAATTGTTTGAAAGAGTATCTTCCTGGAATCCTAAACTGTTGATTATTCTACCCAGCATAGGTATTACAGCTATTTATTTCTTACGGAAATACGCTTTTCAAAATAGAAAAAACAAAGGGATCAAAGAAATCTATACAACATTGGAAACAAGAAAAGACCATTTGCCTTTTTTTAAGATTCCATCACATTATATCAATGGTTTTCTAACTGTAATTTTTGGTGGTTCAACCGGTGTTGAAGTCTCCACAGTTGTTGCCACAGCCACAGTGGGTAACCAAGCGTATAAGAGATTACATCCGGCTTGGGCCTACAAAACCGAGTTGATCTGCGCAGGCGTAATTGCTGGAGTCACACTGTTGTTTGGAAGCGCATTGGGTGGTTTTCTTTTTGCTTTTGAGGTTATTGCACGGAGATATAATAAGACTTTACTCATTAGCGGACTAACTTCAATGGCTGTGGCATCCGTATTTGTTTATTACCTTGACGCAAGTCCTTTATTTACATTTGAGGTAAAAGCATGGCGATGGCAGGCGATCCCTTTTGTCGCTATTTTAGGACTGATTGGCGGGATCTTAGCGTTATATTTTACTAAAATTGTTATTTATGCAAAGTCCTATTTTGCAGGCATAAAAAGTAATTTTATCCGTGTCAATTTGGGCACAATCACTGTTGGGACGTTAATCTTTTTCTTGCCGGCACTGTATGGTGACAGCTATCATGGTCTTGGAGAAATTCTAAAAAGCAGTCTGCATGATTCTGTCAATTTACTATACTTTCTTCCGCTGATCCTGCTTGTTCTCTTAAAACCTTTTGTAGCCTCTTTGACCTTAGGTGCAGGTGGTGATGGCGGCGTTTTTGCCCCAAGTATTGTTACCGGTGCATTTTTAGGCGTTTTGTTTGCACAGCTTTGTAATCATTACCTCGGCACACAATTGGTGGTTATAAATTTTGCTCTTTTTGGTGCTGCAGCTATGCTTTCTGCGGCTATACACGCACCATTTACGGCAATCTTTATTATTGCAAGCCTTGTTCCTTCAGGCTATTTATTACTAGCACCGCTACTCATCAGTAGTTTTATTGCGAAAGCGCTGGCAAAAAAGCTATATCCTTATAATGTATACACCTATAAGGAAGTGGCGACAGCCAAACCACTTTAA
- a CDS encoding RtcB family protein yields MLLPALEKSYGSSIKKERKKMENKRINGNDLIALGYKENHSLGVALKINSKRHGFTRVEMLEKFKSVLEDPTSYSEDAVFGILAHAILGQEAVDKSLIALNETPAEYTIYGASEIETGAKAQMSVAMKLPVSVAGALMPDAHQGYGLPIGGVLATNNAVIPYGVGVDIGCRMALSIFDLPASFLEDNLMTLKDIILRNSKFGAGNGYLRHERVDHAVLDNELFTENSFLSALKDKAWTQLGSSGGGNHFVEFGIVEFEERDEGLNIDSGAYLGLLTHSGSRGMGATIAAHYTKLAKSLCKLPYQAENLAYLDLDTHEGQEYWLAMNLAGDYASACHEVIHEKITLALGAELLAKVENHHNFAWKETWNGQEVIVHRKGATPAAKGVMGIVPGSMATPGFLVRGKGESNAIQSASHGAGRLMSRTQAIKTLSSHDLHSMLKDKGIMLLGAGMDEAPMAYKDIHTVMASQRDLVDVVAKFSPKIVRMADDGSRED; encoded by the coding sequence ATGTTGTTACCTGCTTTGGAGAAGTCGTATGGCTCCTCCATCAAAAAAGAACGTAAAAAAATGGAAAATAAGAGAATAAATGGCAATGATTTAATTGCATTAGGGTATAAAGAGAATCATTCCTTGGGCGTGGCATTAAAGATCAATAGTAAAAGACACGGTTTTACGCGGGTAGAAATGCTCGAGAAGTTCAAGTCTGTCCTGGAAGATCCGACCAGCTATTCAGAAGATGCTGTTTTCGGAATTTTGGCCCATGCTATACTTGGGCAAGAGGCTGTTGATAAGTCGTTAATTGCATTGAACGAGACTCCTGCGGAATATACGATTTATGGTGCATCTGAAATCGAAACAGGGGCGAAAGCACAAATGAGTGTTGCCATGAAATTACCTGTTTCAGTTGCCGGAGCGTTGATGCCAGATGCGCATCAAGGATATGGGTTGCCAATTGGTGGCGTACTGGCGACTAATAATGCGGTGATTCCTTATGGGGTCGGTGTTGATATTGGCTGTCGTATGGCTTTGTCGATCTTTGATTTGCCAGCCTCATTTTTGGAAGACAATTTAATGACCTTGAAAGACATTATTCTGCGTAATAGTAAGTTTGGTGCTGGCAATGGATATTTGAGACATGAACGTGTAGATCATGCTGTATTGGATAACGAGTTGTTCACTGAGAACAGCTTCCTTTCCGCATTGAAGGATAAAGCCTGGACGCAATTGGGATCTTCAGGTGGGGGGAATCATTTTGTAGAGTTCGGTATAGTCGAATTTGAAGAAAGAGATGAGGGTTTGAACATTGATAGCGGAGCCTATTTAGGCTTATTGACCCATTCAGGTTCAAGAGGAATGGGCGCTACCATTGCGGCACATTATACCAAGTTGGCTAAATCCTTGTGTAAGTTGCCTTACCAGGCTGAAAATCTGGCCTATTTAGACTTAGATACTCATGAAGGGCAAGAATATTGGCTAGCGATGAATCTCGCCGGCGACTATGCGTCAGCTTGCCATGAAGTGATCCATGAAAAGATTACGTTGGCTTTAGGGGCCGAATTGTTGGCGAAGGTTGAAAATCACCACAATTTTGCATGGAAAGAAACGTGGAATGGTCAAGAGGTTATTGTCCATCGAAAAGGTGCTACGCCAGCTGCAAAAGGGGTTATGGGGATTGTTCCAGGCTCCATGGCTACACCAGGATTTTTGGTTCGTGGAAAAGGGGAGTCGAATGCGATACAATCGGCATCTCATGGGGCAGGCCGATTGATGAGCCGTACACAGGCGATTAAAACGCTATCTTCCCATGATCTCCATTCGATGCTTAAAGATAAAGGTATTATGTTGCTTGGGGCAGGGATGGATGAAGCGCCGATGGCCTATAAAGACATCCATACCGTAATGGCTTCACAAAGAGATCTTGTTGATGTCGTGGCAAAATTTTCGCCTAAGATAGTCCGTATGGCAGATGATGGAAGCAGGGAAGATTAA
- a CDS encoding slipin family protein gives MQLTGFRELVDIVEVGDTEICLVFLNGNFEKTLASGRHVFWKELRERRFQLEDITEIEIPASVNRQLLEKQSLGYYVRQYKIEPNEKALLFVDGVFVDILKSGTYCWWKNAKTIAISKADMRVLTLEVVGQEILSKDKAQIRINFTLQYQIVDIVKALLDNKEYEKQLYSLMQLTLRSYIGQMTLDELMERKTEIQGYVLENTLPQVAGLGITLLTCGVKDVILPGDVRDIMNQVLIAEKRAQANSIMRREETASTRSLLNTAKLMEENSMLFKFKEMEYVEKIAEKINTISVSGNGQIVDQLKQLFVK, from the coding sequence TTGCAGTTGACAGGTTTTCGCGAATTGGTCGATATCGTTGAAGTGGGTGATACGGAGATCTGTCTTGTTTTTTTGAATGGTAATTTTGAAAAGACGTTAGCGTCTGGCAGACATGTTTTTTGGAAGGAATTGCGCGAACGCAGATTTCAATTGGAAGACATTACGGAGATTGAGATCCCTGCATCTGTTAATCGTCAATTGCTGGAGAAGCAGAGCTTAGGCTATTATGTACGTCAATATAAGATTGAACCAAATGAGAAAGCGCTGCTTTTTGTAGACGGTGTGTTTGTAGATATTTTGAAGTCGGGAACGTATTGTTGGTGGAAGAATGCGAAAACCATAGCGATTTCAAAAGCTGATATGAGAGTCTTGACGTTGGAGGTAGTAGGACAGGAGATCTTGTCCAAAGATAAGGCACAGATCAGAATCAATTTCACGCTGCAATATCAGATTGTGGATATTGTCAAAGCGCTATTGGATAATAAAGAATATGAAAAGCAATTGTATTCGTTGATGCAGTTGACCTTACGGTCCTATATTGGCCAGATGACTTTGGACGAGTTGATGGAGCGAAAGACTGAAATACAAGGCTATGTCTTAGAAAACACATTGCCACAAGTCGCAGGCTTGGGTATAACACTGTTGACCTGCGGCGTTAAAGATGTTATTTTACCAGGAGATGTGCGGGACATCATGAACCAGGTGTTGATTGCAGAGAAGAGGGCACAGGCAAATAGTATCATGCGTCGTGAAGAGACTGCTTCGACACGGAGTTTGTTGAATACAGCGAAGCTGATGGAAGAAAACAGTATGTTGTTTAAATTTAAGGAAATGGAATATGTCGAAAAGATTGCTGAAAAGATCAATACGATTTCGGTTTCCGGAAATGGACAAATTGTTGACCAACTCAAGCAATTGTTTGTGAAATAA
- a CDS encoding amidohydrolase — protein sequence MNEINQNTYLLKNVLLETGFLYEHEEIVATKTALFDIQIEANKIKSIEPAQSVANGKAFDVKGKLALPPFRDMHIHLDKTLYGLPWKAVFPKNRTVKDMIAKEQVIIPELLKTSVERAEKLIALLQGYGTNFARTHFNVDPTSGTKSLEHLLQALEHLKYSFAAELVAFPQHGLFYTESAKLMEEVAKWGQVDFIGGLDPFSIDGSIEKPMDLTVQLALDNNKGIDIHLHEGGESGVKTIHYLIDKALENPALQGRTFISHAFALGYMPKKDLAYTAERLAEAKVGICSSVPFRNMLMPFRELKKAGVEVFVGNDNVQDHWGTFGSGNMLQKANLAAELYGYETEFELSRCLRYATNGKIPLDDQGNSVWPKVGDDANLLFVDASCSAEAVSRISTVYGLIHQGNVIKWNNSSQA from the coding sequence ATGAATGAAATTAATCAAAATACTTATTTGTTGAAGAATGTATTGCTAGAAACTGGCTTTCTTTATGAGCATGAGGAAATTGTTGCTACAAAAACAGCATTGTTTGACATTCAAATTGAAGCAAATAAAATAAAAAGTATTGAGCCAGCGCAATCGGTAGCGAATGGAAAAGCTTTTGATGTGAAAGGTAAATTGGCATTGCCGCCATTCCGTGACATGCACATTCATTTGGATAAAACATTATACGGGCTGCCCTGGAAGGCGGTATTTCCAAAAAATAGGACTGTAAAAGATATGATTGCCAAGGAACAGGTGATCATCCCCGAGTTATTGAAAACCTCTGTCGAACGGGCCGAAAAATTAATCGCGCTTTTACAGGGCTACGGAACAAATTTTGCACGGACGCATTTTAATGTAGATCCAACATCGGGAACAAAGTCATTGGAGCATTTGTTACAGGCGCTGGAACATTTAAAATATTCATTTGCTGCAGAACTGGTAGCATTCCCCCAGCATGGTCTATTCTATACAGAATCGGCGAAACTAATGGAGGAGGTAGCTAAATGGGGGCAGGTGGATTTTATTGGTGGTTTGGATCCCTTCAGTATTGACGGCAGTATTGAGAAACCAATGGACTTGACAGTTCAACTTGCATTGGATAATAACAAGGGAATCGATATCCACTTGCATGAGGGTGGGGAATCAGGTGTTAAGACCATACATTATTTGATTGATAAAGCATTGGAAAATCCGGCATTGCAGGGACGTACATTTATCAGTCATGCTTTCGCCTTAGGTTACATGCCGAAAAAGGACTTAGCCTATACGGCCGAACGATTGGCAGAAGCGAAAGTTGGTATATGCAGTTCGGTTCCTTTTCGCAATATGTTGATGCCATTTCGGGAATTGAAAAAAGCGGGAGTGGAAGTTTTTGTAGGAAACGACAATGTTCAGGACCATTGGGGTACTTTCGGTAGCGGTAATATGCTTCAAAAAGCCAATCTAGCTGCGGAATTATATGGTTATGAAACTGAATTCGAGTTATCCCGTTGCCTTCGTTATGCGACCAATGGCAAAATCCCGCTCGATGATCAAGGGAATTCCGTATGGCCGAAAGTTGGAGATGATGCTAACCTCCTTTTTGTCGATGCGAGTTGTTCTGCAGAAGCAGTTTCTCGGATCTCAACCGTCTATGGGCTTATCCATCAGGGAAATGTTATTAAATGGAACAATAGCTCCCAAGCTTAA
- a CDS encoding oxygenase MpaB family protein yields the protein MDNSIKDMRVPERYQVNTSSFSFYWSKGFGVELLRKLPTKLSIAAADQFTPLLYQFDNSCDQFVEQLHLKIGFHQGQQLLKDALAGKPIDAAYEHVLLNFLNTLDLSPSWLDWDKIEQGIGLSQRSGLSGLIVLRDYVLMGGYESSAINKPLIFTGALKKGAVKRLTETVTFWVDITGDDALKKGNIGIEAILLTRCIHSYARLNILKHGQWQTEKWGIPLNTWDMLATNLGFSLVYLTGLKHMKFNVLKNEVEGLFHVWKFIGTLLGIPLQLLPDTEEQAIEALYYWTMTQQSGDQDSLALAKALMEEPIKAAFPTNKWGRKLMREIHLYYNHYLLGDYSCSLLGLKKTVLGKIAYVNILKNKKANRMVTDSLWRQQQIDKGRKVHEGVKQIYLKYN from the coding sequence TTGGACAATTCAATAAAAGATATGCGAGTGCCCGAACGTTATCAAGTTAATACAAGTTCATTTTCTTTTTATTGGTCGAAGGGTTTTGGTGTCGAATTGCTTCGCAAATTGCCGACGAAACTTTCCATCGCTGCTGCCGATCAATTTACTCCTTTACTCTATCAATTTGACAATAGCTGCGACCAATTTGTCGAGCAGCTACACCTAAAAATTGGTTTCCATCAAGGGCAACAACTGCTTAAAGATGCACTTGCAGGCAAGCCTATTGATGCAGCATACGAACATGTATTGCTGAATTTTTTAAATACATTAGATCTCAGCCCTTCTTGGTTAGATTGGGATAAAATAGAACAAGGCATTGGGCTCAGTCAACGTTCTGGTTTATCAGGACTTATTGTATTACGGGATTATGTCCTCATGGGGGGCTATGAATCCAGTGCGATCAATAAACCCTTAATCTTTACAGGTGCGTTAAAAAAAGGGGCTGTCAAACGACTCACCGAAACGGTAACCTTTTGGGTGGATATCACTGGCGATGATGCGCTGAAAAAGGGTAATATCGGCATAGAGGCCATTCTACTCACCCGATGTATCCATTCGTATGCGCGATTAAACATCCTAAAGCACGGTCAGTGGCAAACAGAAAAATGGGGTATTCCATTAAATACCTGGGATATGCTTGCAACCAATCTCGGATTTTCTCTTGTTTACCTAACAGGGCTAAAACATATGAAATTCAATGTATTGAAAAACGAGGTAGAAGGTTTATTCCATGTCTGGAAGTTTATCGGAACATTGCTGGGTATTCCATTGCAACTTCTCCCCGACACAGAGGAGCAAGCCATTGAAGCTTTGTATTATTGGACCATGACACAACAATCAGGAGATCAGGATAGTTTAGCTTTAGCAAAAGCGCTTATGGAAGAGCCCATTAAAGCAGCCTTCCCCACAAACAAATGGGGACGAAAGCTCATGCGCGAAATTCACCTCTACTACAATCATTATCTATTGGGAGACTATTCGTGTTCACTATTGGGTTTAAAAAAGACGGTACTCGGTAAAATTGCTTATGTGAATATCTTAAAAAATAAAAAAGCAAATCGTATGGTTACCGACAGCTTATGGCGACAACAACAAATTGACAAAGGAAGAAAAGTACACGAAGGCGTGAAACAAATCTATCTGAAATACAATTAA
- the recR gene encoding recombination mediator RecR translates to MNFSSKLLENAVAEFGKLPGVGQKTALRLVLHLLKQSDADVARFTASIDRLKEDIQYCQECFNISDHSICEICASFKRDKNLICVVEDTRDVMAIENTNSYQGVYHVLGGLISPMDGIGPADLKIEGLINRIQRGEVEEVILALSATMEGDTTIFYLYRKLREFDVKITTIARGIAFGGELEYVDELTLGRSIATRVPYERNVG, encoded by the coding sequence ATGAATTTTTCTTCTAAACTTCTTGAGAACGCGGTTGCTGAATTTGGAAAATTACCTGGCGTTGGACAAAAGACGGCTTTAAGATTGGTTTTGCATCTGTTGAAGCAATCCGATGCAGATGTAGCGCGTTTTACGGCCTCTATCGATCGCTTAAAAGAAGATATTCAATATTGCCAAGAATGTTTCAATATTTCTGACCACAGTATATGTGAGATATGCGCCTCATTCAAACGCGATAAAAATTTGATCTGTGTTGTAGAAGACACGCGAGACGTGATGGCCATCGAAAATACAAATTCCTATCAAGGTGTATATCATGTATTGGGCGGATTAATTTCGCCTATGGATGGTATTGGCCCTGCTGATCTAAAAATCGAAGGGTTAATTAATCGAATCCAAAGAGGTGAGGTAGAAGAAGTTATTTTAGCCCTTTCAGCAACAATGGAAGGGGATACTACCATTTTTTATTTATACCGTAAATTGCGTGAATTTGATGTAAAAATTACAACGATTGCCCGCGGTATTGCCTTTGGTGGCGAGTTGGAATATGTCGATGAGCTAACCCTGGGACGCTCCATTGCGACACGGGTGCCTTACGAGCGCAACGTTGGTTAA
- a CDS encoding TIGR00730 family Rossman fold protein, whose translation MTKEDKIIRAFENKTWQEIKVKDSWQIFKVMSEFVDGFEKLAKIGPCVSIFGSARTPREHKYYQMAVEIASLLTARGYGIISGGGPGIMEAANKGAYESGGKSVGLNIELPFEQFHNKYIDRDKLLEFKYFFVRKVMFMKYSQGYIVMPGGFGTMDELFEAITLIQTGKIARFPIVLVGSEYWKGLIDWVQNTMISNKYISEEDLKLFRIVDTAEEAADHIFRFYDKYLLKPNF comes from the coding sequence ATTACAAAAGAAGATAAAATTATCCGCGCATTTGAAAACAAAACATGGCAGGAAATTAAAGTAAAGGACTCTTGGCAGATTTTTAAAGTGATGTCAGAGTTTGTGGATGGATTTGAGAAATTGGCAAAAATTGGGCCCTGTGTGTCAATATTTGGATCTGCGCGTACCCCGCGTGAACACAAATATTATCAAATGGCGGTAGAAATTGCAAGTTTATTGACAGCACGTGGTTACGGTATTATTTCGGGCGGCGGGCCAGGTATCATGGAAGCAGCGAACAAAGGTGCTTATGAGTCAGGGGGTAAATCTGTTGGATTGAACATTGAATTACCATTCGAGCAATTTCACAACAAATATATTGACCGCGACAAATTGCTTGAATTTAAGTACTTCTTCGTCAGAAAGGTCATGTTTATGAAGTATTCTCAAGGGTATATTGTTATGCCTGGAGGTTTCGGAACGATGGACGAACTGTTTGAAGCAATCACACTGATTCAAACCGGTAAAATTGCGCGTTTTCCAATCGTATTGGTCGGCTCTGAATATTGGAAAGGATTAATAGATTGGGTTCAGAATACGATGATTTCAAACAAATATATCAGTGAAGAGGATTTAAAACTATTTCGAATTGTGGATACGGCCGAGGAAGCAGCTGATCATATTTTCCGATTCTACGATAAATACTTGTTGAAGCCAAACTTCTAA
- a CDS encoding RNA polymerase sigma-70 factor, whose protein sequence is MKDFGAHSDEELIVLIQQDDSIAFAALYDRYWKTLYYQAARKTNSVEDAQEIVQNIFASLWLRRNQLQIESNLASYLAVAVKYKVFKYLAQQYKQEAFKHDTEWVDFDNSTENWLQFEELRVRLDQLVSELPEKCQLVFRLSREEGLSYKQIAESMNISVKTVETQLSRALKKIRAGIQRFLITL, encoded by the coding sequence ATGAAAGATTTTGGAGCCCATTCAGATGAGGAGCTAATCGTATTGATTCAACAGGACGATTCCATCGCTTTCGCAGCCTTATATGATCGTTACTGGAAAACCCTCTATTATCAGGCTGCCCGCAAAACAAATTCGGTGGAAGATGCACAGGAAATCGTACAGAATATATTTGCTTCCTTATGGCTACGCCGTAATCAACTCCAAATTGAAAGCAATCTCGCCTCCTACCTCGCTGTGGCCGTAAAATACAAAGTATTTAAATATCTCGCACAACAATACAAACAGGAAGCTTTTAAGCATGATACGGAATGGGTGGATTTTGATAACTCGACGGAAAATTGGCTCCAGTTTGAAGAGCTTCGTGTTCGGCTAGATCAGCTTGTTTCGGAACTGCCTGAAAAATGCCAGCTTGTTTTCAGATTATCCCGCGAAGAAGGACTCTCCTATAAGCAGATCGCTGAAAGTATGAACATCTCGGTGAAAACTGTCGAAACCCAATTAAGCCGTGCCTTAAAAAAAATACGCGCTGGTATTCAGCGCTTTCTGATTACTTTGTAA
- a CDS encoding FecR family protein: protein MVDHNQFRIKQLAYKWLQGTCSPEEEAELQQWYETSNGEPLPIPEELATDEQQLKELLFLHIKEEIQASKIKRIPKWVKLSGIAAALALLFILPLYLVKRTTEDSPQLAVKTQQQVHPGIKAAVLTLADGTKIDLSAHQQSVLHQDEQVKIVTTASGTVQYQFTASKNTAASRTNTIETPIGTEYTIILADGSKVWLNAGSVLTFPESFASNSREVKLSGEAYFEVSHDSNRPFYVRSNEQTIRVFGTHFNVSSYPNENNKTTLIAGSVQVSQFGKSKMLKPGQAAFTTGGNLIIAEANIEEAMAWKNGFFYFESTPIKDALAAIKRWYNVDVVYKGTNLKRELTGKIKRNSTAKELVETLNFLDIKCQLRNNKIEVEL, encoded by the coding sequence ATGGTTGATCATAATCAATTCCGGATAAAGCAATTGGCTTATAAATGGCTTCAAGGCACATGTAGCCCTGAAGAAGAGGCCGAACTGCAACAATGGTATGAAACAAGTAATGGCGAACCTCTCCCTATCCCCGAGGAGCTCGCAACGGATGAACAACAACTCAAAGAGCTGTTATTCTTACATATCAAGGAGGAAATCCAAGCGTCAAAAATCAAGCGAATTCCAAAATGGGTGAAATTGAGTGGAATAGCTGCTGCTTTAGCACTGTTATTTATACTACCCCTTTACCTTGTTAAAAGAACAACCGAAGATAGCCCGCAGTTAGCCGTGAAGACGCAACAGCAAGTTCATCCGGGTATTAAGGCAGCGGTATTAACTTTAGCCGACGGAACTAAAATTGACCTTTCTGCCCACCAACAGAGTGTTCTCCATCAGGATGAACAGGTGAAAATTGTTACAACTGCTTCCGGAACCGTGCAATATCAATTTACAGCCAGTAAGAATACTGCTGCTAGCCGTACCAATACCATTGAAACGCCGATTGGAACAGAGTATACGATCATTTTGGCCGATGGCAGTAAGGTATGGCTAAACGCTGGCTCCGTGCTGACATTTCCTGAATCTTTTGCGTCAAATAGCCGTGAAGTAAAATTATCTGGTGAAGCCTATTTTGAAGTCAGCCACGATAGTAATCGACCATTCTATGTGCGATCGAATGAACAAACCATTCGCGTATTCGGAACACATTTTAATGTAAGCTCCTATCCAAATGAAAACAATAAAACCACACTTATAGCAGGCTCTGTACAAGTCTCGCAATTCGGCAAGTCAAAAATGCTGAAACCTGGTCAAGCAGCATTTACCACAGGCGGGAATCTTATCATAGCAGAAGCTAATATCGAAGAAGCAATGGCCTGGAAAAATGGCTTTTTCTATTTTGAATCAACACCGATCAAAGATGCGCTCGCTGCTATAAAACGCTGGTATAATGTAGATGTTGTCTACAAAGGGACAAACTTGAAGCGTGAATTGACCGGAAAAATAAAACGCAATTCCACAGCAAAAGAATTGGTTGAGACGCTCAATTTCCTTGATATAAAGTGCCAATTACGCAACAATAAAATTGAAGTGGAACTCTAA